In one Chitinophaga sancti genomic region, the following are encoded:
- a CDS encoding protein phosphatase 2C domain-containing protein: protein MHIDSTLQIGAYHLQNCEDYLFHDNIGTNRLLCAVMDGCTMGTDSYFIATMVGKLLRKIVKERHYLEFIQPSRLSLSEQLKHIIQQLFQELKLLKNQLQLEQREMLTTIIVFLLDHNAGTGLIVGDGVVSIDGEVTIFEQDNRPDYLGYHLQEDFETWYTKQAIMNVASFKDLSISTDGISSFMALEGGETDLDPIAYLLFDSGVLEKKLKYLEHQVGLRPTDDVAIIRVRHANDEGSPG, encoded by the coding sequence ATGCACATTGATTCTACCCTTCAAATAGGCGCTTACCACTTACAAAACTGCGAAGATTACTTATTCCATGACAACATCGGTACAAACAGATTACTATGCGCAGTCATGGATGGTTGTACCATGGGAACCGATAGTTATTTCATTGCTACCATGGTGGGGAAATTATTGAGAAAGATCGTAAAAGAACGGCATTACCTTGAATTCATACAGCCATCCCGCTTATCTTTATCAGAACAATTAAAGCACATCATCCAGCAGTTATTTCAAGAACTAAAACTCCTCAAAAACCAACTGCAACTGGAGCAAAGAGAAATGCTAACGACGATCATTGTATTTTTACTGGATCACAATGCCGGCACAGGGCTGATAGTCGGAGATGGTGTAGTAAGTATAGATGGTGAGGTTACAATATTTGAGCAGGATAATAGGCCTGATTACCTGGGCTATCATTTGCAGGAAGACTTTGAAACTTGGTATACGAAGCAGGCGATCATGAATGTTGCGAGCTTTAAAGATCTCAGTATTTCGACAGATGGTATTAGCTCCTTCATGGCACTGGAAGGAGGAGAAACGGACTTAGACCCGATAGCATATCTACTATTTGATAGCGGAGTATTAGAAAAAAAACTAAAATACCTGGAACACCAGGTTGGCCTGCGGCCTACAGACGATGTAGCGATTATCCGGGTGCGTCATGCGAATGACGAAGGCTCTCCAGGCTAA
- a CDS encoding Fic family protein — protein sequence MSAIYLHQLKGWPNFQWNNDALAGILGDVRFRQGRLLGSMEGLGFNLQDEATLETLTLDVLKSSEIEGEILNHDQVRSSIARRLGIEVAGLIPADRNVEGIVEMMLDATQRYDRILTADRLFGWQASMFPTGFSGMYKIVVGCWRNNAKDDPMQVVSGGMGREKVHFQAPDSDKLDNEMSQFLHWFNAENTIDPIIKAAVAHLWFVTIHPFDDGNGRIARAITDMQLTRADETPRRFYSMSAQIRIERNGYYAILESTQKGTLDITEWIEWFINCLGRALNATELTLAGVIKKARFWNNSQTQDLNSRQKMMLNKLLDGFEGKFTSSKWGKIAKCSQDTAVRDIQDLIDRNILVKDGSGGRSTGYLLSEEILK from the coding sequence ATGAGTGCTATATATCTCCATCAACTAAAAGGATGGCCGAATTTTCAATGGAACAATGACGCACTGGCAGGTATTCTTGGAGATGTACGTTTCAGGCAGGGGCGATTATTGGGCAGTATGGAAGGACTGGGATTTAATTTACAGGACGAAGCCACTTTAGAAACCCTTACACTCGATGTTCTAAAATCCAGTGAAATAGAAGGCGAAATCCTCAATCATGACCAGGTCCGCTCCTCAATCGCCCGGCGTTTGGGAATTGAAGTGGCTGGATTAATACCTGCTGACAGAAACGTAGAAGGTATTGTGGAGATGATGCTGGACGCCACCCAACGCTATGACAGGATATTGACTGCCGACCGCCTTTTTGGATGGCAGGCCTCCATGTTTCCTACAGGTTTCAGCGGCATGTATAAGATTGTAGTAGGCTGCTGGCGAAATAACGCTAAAGATGATCCGATGCAGGTCGTTTCCGGAGGTATGGGCCGTGAGAAGGTGCATTTCCAGGCACCTGATTCGGATAAACTGGACAATGAAATGAGCCAGTTTCTTCATTGGTTTAATGCTGAAAACACAATTGATCCTATCATAAAAGCAGCTGTTGCACATCTATGGTTTGTTACCATCCATCCCTTTGACGATGGTAATGGTCGCATAGCCCGTGCTATCACCGATATGCAGCTAACGAGGGCAGATGAGACTCCACGCAGGTTTTATAGTATGTCAGCTCAGATCAGGATAGAACGAAATGGCTATTATGCCATATTGGAAAGTACGCAAAAAGGTACTTTAGATATCACTGAATGGATAGAATGGTTTATCAATTGTCTGGGGCGTGCATTAAATGCTACTGAACTCACATTGGCAGGTGTTATTAAAAAGGCGCGGTTTTGGAACAATTCCCAAACACAGGATTTAAATAGCCGGCAGAAAATGATGCTCAATAAATTATTAGATGGATTTGAGGGCAAATTTACTTCTTCCAAATGGGGGAAAATTGCAAAGTGCTCTCAGGATACCGCTGTTCGGGATATTCAAGACCTGATAGACCGGAACATCCTGGTAAAAGATGGATCAGGAGGGAGGAGTACCGGATATTTGCTTAGTGAAGAAATTCTTAAATAG
- a CDS encoding alpha-L-arabinofuranosidase C-terminal domain-containing protein yields the protein MTRYLRLFLLFYALPFLGQSLLPQHLFAQHPGAVMLSAAKFKTSEAAEDLSSPSLNDHSWKEMVAGKVWQEQGYPDYHGYAWYRFHVRLQKTGHWKDSLRIFLAHVNDCDVTYLNGIQIGKTGNMPEDPGGYVTKWPNVRSYHLPVNHPAIKWGQENVIAVKVYDGGGTGGIFMGQPFVDMLEKVDGLSVSLGKIKNNFGVRVDGTFSYEIADEGKEIQKISGVYKLAPFEEKVFSFNVPQKDGIVFKYTFQEKVTGLKTSGQIIVPYIQTPAGSVFPKINNAPVLGARPGHPILFRIAATGEAPLSYKVTGLPVGLVQEGNIIKGSIAAKGRYYLDIQVSNAHGTTNKNLLIKVDSLLQLTPPMGWNSWNCWGVSVSEEKVKSSAQALIDKGLADHGWSYINIDDGWQAAARNADGSLSPNEKFSDMKSLGAWLHGHGLKYGIYSSPGPLTCGGFLGSYQHEVADANAYGAWGVDYLKYDWCSYVQTDTSLAAYVYPFKVMQDALAAQSRDIVYNLCQYGMKRVWEWGHTVGAQSWRTTEDIDDTWESLYNIGFSQGPLASFAGPGKWNDPDMMIVGQVGWGESLHPSRLTPDEQYTHVSLWSLLSAPLLIGCDISKLDSFTLNLLTNDEVIAIDQDTLGKQAQRVSDNIWVKELADGSRAIGLFNLDTVYREVAVALKESSLVRNVWRQQDEGIFKDTYRARIPPHGVRLIKVTPALSAEITIKNNVPGSAVPATLHGIFFEEISHAGEGGLYAEMIQNRGFEESRIPAGTRLVNGMLEAPPTEWKMEWPYKSEWPAWTVSVSGEEESTAASFSGSAHSSGMQRASQPATLKDGRNSGIASLSTDHPLSPASPHSLRLQSPAVLSNEGFWGIAVKAGESYQLSFYLRGYKGSVAARLKEGDRILDTRNFLAPGGDWKKYECVFVPGSTASNAKLVLEFKDKGTAYIDFVSLFPTKTFHNRPNGLRNDIATLIDSLHPSFVRWPGGCFVEGITIESAPNWKNTIGKLEDRPGTFSPWGYWSSDGFGYHEYLQFCEDIHADALFVFNAGTSCEYRSGTSVPDSLLAPYIQDALDAIAYATDPVSSKWGALRAENGHPAPFPLKYVEVGNEQHGPVYARRYNLFYDAIHAKYPAIIILASMGISDVNRHTLDSMKHVQRVDEHAYKDAYWSMRNFDHFDKYKRGDWDMYVGEYATNSGVGTGNMQAAVSDAIYVLSMEKNADLVKMSSYAPLLVNEHDVDWPVNLIHFDAARNYARISYYAIKLLADNKADYNIPSTLRISADHDQALFPGGIGLGTWDTEAEFKDIKVNGQAYPLSEWAFPRGAWKVSDGVIAQTAEGAQQLAVLKGHTFDTYTLELKARKTGGVNAFMIPFAVLDSNTYLRAHIGSYWNSHCVFESVTNGYEVAGITDQKNLHPLETGRWYDVKLAVGKDTVKCYLNDTLIMTYIPPQQFYSIAGKAANGDIIVKAVNGYPTSVLTDLKLETGGRHMLSISTISADGGAENSMETPVQYVASTVMGDSMKVLLKANSINVIRIKAH from the coding sequence ATGACCAGATACCTGCGCCTCTTTTTGCTGTTTTACGCCCTTCCATTTTTAGGGCAATCACTTTTGCCCCAGCACCTTTTTGCCCAGCACCCCGGGGCTGTAATGCTCTCTGCTGCAAAGTTCAAAACAAGTGAAGCTGCCGAAGATTTGTCTTCGCCATCCTTGAACGACCATTCATGGAAGGAGATGGTAGCGGGCAAGGTATGGCAGGAACAGGGGTATCCTGATTATCATGGATATGCCTGGTACCGGTTTCATGTTCGCCTGCAGAAAACAGGCCATTGGAAAGATAGTTTAAGGATTTTCCTGGCGCATGTGAATGATTGTGATGTGACGTATCTGAACGGGATACAGATTGGGAAAACGGGCAATATGCCGGAGGATCCGGGAGGCTATGTAACGAAGTGGCCGAATGTGCGGTCATATCATCTGCCGGTGAATCATCCGGCGATAAAGTGGGGGCAGGAAAATGTGATAGCAGTGAAGGTGTATGATGGTGGAGGAACCGGGGGCATCTTTATGGGTCAGCCTTTTGTGGATATGCTGGAAAAAGTGGATGGGCTGAGTGTAAGTTTGGGAAAGATTAAAAATAATTTTGGTGTACGTGTAGACGGTACATTTAGTTATGAAATTGCAGACGAGGGAAAAGAAATTCAAAAAATATCAGGCGTGTACAAGCTGGCACCATTTGAAGAAAAAGTGTTTTCTTTTAATGTTCCGCAAAAGGATGGCATTGTATTCAAGTATACGTTCCAGGAAAAAGTAACGGGGCTAAAAACTTCCGGGCAGATAATAGTACCTTATATCCAAACGCCGGCTGGTAGTGTATTTCCAAAAATTAATAATGCACCAGTGTTAGGTGCACGTCCGGGTCATCCTATATTGTTTAGAATAGCGGCTACGGGCGAAGCACCTTTATCTTATAAGGTAACAGGATTGCCTGTTGGCCTGGTGCAGGAAGGGAATATTATAAAGGGGAGCATTGCGGCGAAAGGCAGGTATTACCTCGATATACAAGTGTCCAATGCGCATGGTACTACCAATAAAAACTTGTTGATAAAAGTCGATTCACTTTTACAACTCACCCCACCTATGGGCTGGAATAGCTGGAACTGCTGGGGAGTGAGTGTCAGCGAAGAAAAAGTCAAAAGCTCTGCACAGGCATTGATAGATAAAGGCCTGGCAGATCATGGCTGGTCGTATATCAATATAGACGATGGCTGGCAGGCGGCAGCACGCAATGCGGATGGGAGTTTATCGCCGAATGAGAAGTTCAGCGATATGAAATCACTAGGTGCATGGTTGCATGGGCATGGTTTGAAATATGGCATCTACTCCTCCCCTGGCCCACTGACCTGTGGAGGCTTCCTGGGTTCTTATCAGCATGAGGTGGCAGATGCAAATGCATATGGAGCGTGGGGGGTGGACTACTTAAAATATGACTGGTGTAGTTATGTGCAGACAGATACTTCGCTGGCTGCTTACGTATATCCGTTTAAGGTAATGCAGGATGCGCTGGCGGCTCAATCCCGTGATATAGTGTATAATCTTTGCCAGTATGGGATGAAACGGGTATGGGAATGGGGGCATACAGTAGGGGCGCAAAGCTGGCGAACCACAGAGGACATCGACGATACCTGGGAGAGCTTATATAATATTGGATTTAGCCAGGGGCCATTGGCGTCTTTTGCAGGGCCGGGTAAGTGGAATGATCCGGATATGATGATAGTAGGTCAGGTGGGTTGGGGCGAGAGTTTGCATCCGTCAAGGTTGACGCCTGATGAGCAGTATACGCATGTGAGTTTGTGGAGTTTATTATCAGCGCCCTTGTTGATTGGTTGTGATATAAGTAAGCTGGATAGTTTCACACTAAATTTGCTGACGAATGATGAGGTGATAGCGATTGACCAGGATACATTGGGGAAGCAGGCGCAGAGAGTGAGTGATAATATATGGGTAAAAGAATTGGCAGATGGTAGCCGGGCAATTGGACTCTTTAACCTGGATACGGTGTATCGGGAAGTAGCAGTTGCTTTGAAGGAATCTTCATTAGTACGAAATGTATGGCGGCAGCAGGATGAGGGAATATTTAAAGATACCTATCGTGCAAGAATACCTCCGCATGGAGTAAGGTTAATAAAGGTGACGCCGGCGCTCAGTGCAGAGATTACTATTAAAAATAATGTTCCGGGTAGTGCGGTACCTGCAACATTGCATGGGATCTTTTTCGAGGAGATCAGTCATGCGGGCGAGGGAGGCTTGTATGCGGAGATGATCCAGAACAGGGGTTTTGAGGAGAGCCGGATACCGGCGGGTACGCGATTGGTGAATGGTATGCTGGAGGCCCCGCCTACGGAGTGGAAGATGGAATGGCCTTATAAGAGTGAGTGGCCGGCGTGGACAGTTTCGGTTTCGGGAGAAGAGGAATCGACAGCTGCAAGTTTTTCAGGATCGGCACATTCTTCCGGAATGCAGCGTGCTTCTCAGCCGGCAACATTAAAAGACGGACGTAATTCAGGAATAGCAAGTTTAAGCACCGATCATCCTTTATCTCCGGCATCTCCTCATTCATTGCGTCTGCAATCTCCTGCGGTACTTAGCAATGAAGGGTTCTGGGGAATTGCCGTAAAAGCAGGTGAAAGCTATCAACTATCTTTTTACCTGAGAGGATATAAGGGAAGTGTTGCTGCAAGATTGAAAGAAGGAGATCGGATCCTGGATACCCGCAACTTTTTGGCACCCGGTGGTGACTGGAAAAAATATGAATGTGTATTTGTACCAGGTAGTACAGCATCTAACGCAAAACTGGTCTTAGAATTTAAAGACAAAGGCACTGCTTATATAGACTTCGTTTCCTTATTTCCCACTAAAACATTTCACAATCGCCCTAATGGATTACGTAATGACATTGCCACTTTGATAGATAGCCTGCATCCTTCATTTGTAAGGTGGCCTGGTGGTTGTTTTGTAGAAGGGATCACTATCGAAAGCGCACCTAACTGGAAAAACACCATCGGGAAATTAGAAGATCGTCCTGGCACATTCAGCCCCTGGGGATATTGGAGCAGTGATGGTTTTGGTTATCATGAATACTTACAGTTCTGTGAAGACATCCATGCGGATGCCCTGTTTGTATTCAATGCGGGCACTTCCTGTGAATACCGCAGTGGTACATCTGTTCCCGATTCATTGTTAGCTCCTTACATCCAGGATGCATTAGATGCAATAGCATACGCCACAGATCCTGTAAGCTCTAAATGGGGTGCATTGCGTGCGGAAAATGGTCACCCGGCACCATTTCCTTTGAAATATGTAGAAGTAGGCAATGAACAGCATGGCCCGGTATATGCCCGTCGCTATAATCTCTTTTATGATGCGATCCACGCAAAATACCCTGCTATTATTATCCTGGCCAGCATGGGTATAAGTGATGTGAACAGGCATACATTAGATAGCATGAAACATGTACAGCGGGTAGATGAGCATGCCTACAAAGATGCTTATTGGAGCATGCGGAACTTCGATCATTTTGATAAATACAAACGTGGCGACTGGGATATGTATGTTGGAGAATACGCGACCAATTCCGGTGTCGGCACCGGTAATATGCAGGCGGCAGTCAGTGATGCGATTTACGTACTCAGCATGGAGAAGAATGCTGACCTGGTAAAGATGTCTTCTTACGCGCCACTGTTAGTCAACGAACACGATGTAGACTGGCCTGTGAATTTAATTCACTTTGATGCGGCGCGGAATTATGCGCGAATTTCCTATTATGCGATTAAATTACTGGCAGATAATAAAGCAGATTACAATATACCTTCTACCTTGCGGATTTCAGCAGATCATGACCAGGCATTATTTCCTGGTGGTATCGGCTTAGGCACCTGGGATACCGAAGCTGAATTCAAAGATATCAAAGTAAACGGGCAGGCGTATCCGCTTTCAGAATGGGCTTTTCCACGAGGAGCCTGGAAAGTTTCAGATGGCGTAATTGCCCAGACAGCCGAAGGTGCACAGCAATTAGCTGTTTTAAAAGGGCATACATTTGATACATATACATTGGAATTAAAAGCCCGGAAGACAGGCGGCGTCAATGCTTTCATGATTCCTTTTGCAGTATTGGATAGTAATACCTATTTACGGGCGCATATTGGTTCTTACTGGAATAGTCATTGCGTGTTTGAGAGTGTGACGAATGGGTATGAAGTCGCGGGAATTACTGATCAAAAGAACCTGCATCCATTGGAGACAGGGCGCTGGTATGATGTGAAATTGGCAGTAGGTAAGGATACGGTGAAATGCTATCTGAATGATACGCTGATCATGACATATATACCTCCACAGCAGTTTTATAGTATAGCAGGAAAGGCCGCCAATGGAGATATCATTGTAAAAGCGGTGAATGGGTATCCGACTTCTGTATTAACAGATTTAAAATTGGAAACAGGTGGCAGGCATATGTTGTCTATCAGTACCATTAGTGCAGATGGAGGTGCTGAGAATAGTATGGAGACGCCGGTGCAATATGTGGCATCGACAGTGATGGGGGATTCGATGAAGGTGTTGTTAAAGGCTAATTCTATCAATGTGATCAGGATAAAAGCACATTAA
- a CDS encoding exonuclease domain-containing protein gives MPYIMVDIESDGPIPGDFSMISFGAVLVNEQLDQTFYGQLAPISDNYIPEALAVSGFSREETKTFDDAKTVMTAFMNWIDSVCGKDRPILISDNNGFDSMFIAWYFHHFVGVNPFGHSSQNLGSLFKGMEKDMFKNFKHLRVTKHTHHPVDDAKGNAEALLVMKKTMGLKIRL, from the coding sequence ATGCCTTACATTATGGTAGACATCGAGAGCGATGGCCCTATACCCGGAGATTTCTCCATGATTTCATTCGGTGCCGTTCTCGTAAATGAACAATTAGACCAGACCTTCTATGGTCAGTTAGCCCCCATTTCAGACAACTACATTCCCGAAGCCCTCGCCGTATCCGGATTTAGCAGGGAAGAGACGAAGACTTTTGATGATGCGAAAACAGTGATGACTGCATTCATGAACTGGATTGATAGTGTGTGTGGTAAAGACCGTCCTATCCTGATCAGTGATAACAATGGCTTTGATAGCATGTTCATTGCCTGGTATTTCCATCACTTTGTTGGTGTCAATCCATTCGGTCACAGCTCACAGAATTTGGGTAGTCTTTTCAAAGGAATGGAAAAGGATATGTTTAAGAATTTCAAACATCTGCGCGTGACGAAACATACACATCACCCGGTGGATGATGCGAAAGGGAATGCGGAGGCACTGCTGGTTATGAAGAAGACAATGGGTTTAAAGATCAGACTTTGA
- a CDS encoding TonB-dependent receptor, giving the protein MINFTIKPNHLTWMPSLKNILLYLLLSVSVPAIAQKTGKVYGQLADTITHITLKDAYITLLKGTAAQKSVFSDATGGFSCDNIPYGDYTIHISFSGLAPVRRTISLDARHPLLNLDTIYMFLSARTLDTLVVAEPPMVIKKDTLEFNASRFPTRPYAELAKLVQLLPGIQINNDGTMTVNGIAIDQLTVDGEPFFTGDKQMALSHLPAEIVKKIQVYKTDSLSKSPNGPRTLNIVLQANKRKGTFGKGGAGIGTADTYTLTGDINRMNGGQQYSVMGDLGNVERERMGMDAVAVGSGKQRLLNGAATYRDNRNKQIGFSANALSTGIRNESSSRSHALNIYPNDSSTIQDQVSTGVMNNYSHQFNGNLNTGRGGKTFFVMSPSFGINKTENNSTQQASQQFEKTGVQTYQTTGSNNSTGTNTSIGTNMNLSHSFKRIGERFMSTINIRNSDNESVSTNNSETKYATYSKAIHQQNKSNNQSLNINSNSSYSLPLGNKFSLQAQAGYTFSKDNNKYRTLKYNEASGHFDQLDTTQSNTYGNIYHAGSLQANVSKTINNFNLVAGMGIESDWLHGENKTNHSSLSKHYVNMLPQFSFSYSPAMSNTLQLTYNGKPNQVMIQQLQPVTMTTDSLFIMEGNPDLQQPYTHNINLSLIRMTGMRMMSVTLMQSIVSHSIGTATTLLSNGARVSKPVNIEGQQQTMLMVNMSLPPTTGRSSFNISGNVTYSKNPVLSNNVRNDSRSLYVNAGCNWNYNDKKGLDMELGISPGYNTMSTSVGLNTSYFNTGLNGRVEYGINDWEGGLSVYYNYNSSLPSNYQPDFPYLSPSLRYRFLKKKAGQLSVSVKDLLNQQSGASRSVGATSVVDSWTQTRGRYALLMFTYNISQFGGRPVPQF; this is encoded by the coding sequence ATGATTAATTTTACGATCAAACCCAACCATTTAACCTGGATGCCATCATTAAAGAATATTCTGCTGTACCTGTTACTGTCAGTCTCTGTGCCTGCTATTGCTCAAAAGACGGGTAAGGTATATGGACAGCTCGCTGATACCATCACACACATAACGCTGAAGGATGCTTACATCACACTACTGAAAGGAACTGCGGCGCAGAAATCTGTGTTCTCTGATGCGACCGGGGGATTTAGTTGCGATAATATACCTTATGGTGATTATACGATTCATATTTCGTTTTCCGGGCTGGCACCGGTGCGCAGAACAATTAGTTTAGATGCACGGCATCCTTTGCTGAACCTGGATACCATTTATATGTTCCTCTCTGCAAGGACCCTGGATACCCTTGTGGTAGCGGAGCCGCCGATGGTGATCAAAAAGGATACCCTGGAATTTAATGCCAGCCGCTTCCCTACCCGGCCTTATGCGGAGCTGGCAAAACTCGTACAGTTACTGCCCGGGATCCAGATCAATAACGATGGTACAATGACCGTCAATGGAATTGCGATCGACCAGTTAACAGTAGATGGCGAACCTTTCTTTACCGGAGATAAGCAAATGGCACTTTCACACCTGCCTGCAGAGATTGTAAAGAAGATCCAGGTATATAAGACGGATTCACTGAGCAAATCACCTAACGGTCCGAGAACATTAAATATCGTGTTACAGGCGAATAAGCGGAAAGGTACATTTGGAAAAGGAGGTGCAGGTATAGGTACCGCTGACACCTATACGCTGACAGGCGATATAAACAGGATGAATGGCGGACAACAGTATTCAGTAATGGGAGACCTGGGCAATGTGGAAAGAGAAAGAATGGGAATGGATGCAGTCGCCGTGGGGAGTGGGAAACAACGATTGCTGAATGGCGCGGCCACTTACCGGGATAACAGGAATAAGCAAATCGGGTTTTCGGCAAATGCACTTTCTACGGGTATACGAAATGAATCATCCTCCCGCTCACATGCGCTGAACATTTACCCGAATGACTCCTCTACGATCCAGGACCAGGTATCAACAGGTGTGATGAATAATTACAGCCACCAGTTTAATGGTAACCTGAATACAGGAAGAGGGGGGAAAACCTTCTTTGTAATGAGTCCGTCTTTCGGCATCAATAAAACAGAGAATAACTCTACCCAACAGGCCTCGCAACAATTTGAGAAAACGGGCGTACAAACTTACCAGACAACAGGCAGCAATAATAGTACGGGTACCAATACTTCCATTGGAACGAATATGAACCTGTCGCATAGTTTTAAAAGAATAGGAGAAAGGTTCATGTCTACCATAAATATCAGGAACAGTGACAATGAATCGGTATCAACGAATAACAGTGAGACGAAATATGCTACTTATAGCAAGGCAATTCATCAGCAGAATAAAAGCAATAACCAGTCACTGAATATCAATTCCAATAGCAGTTACAGTCTGCCATTGGGAAATAAATTCAGTTTGCAGGCACAGGCTGGTTACACATTCAGTAAGGATAATAATAAATACAGGACGCTTAAATACAATGAGGCAAGCGGGCATTTTGACCAGCTAGATACCACGCAGAGTAATACCTATGGGAATATCTATCATGCCGGGTCTTTGCAGGCAAATGTATCAAAGACAATAAACAATTTCAACCTGGTGGCGGGTATGGGAATAGAAAGTGACTGGCTGCATGGGGAGAACAAAACAAATCATTCAAGTTTGTCAAAGCACTATGTAAATATGTTGCCGCAATTCTCATTTAGTTATAGTCCGGCAATGAGCAATACTTTACAGCTGACCTACAATGGCAAACCAAATCAGGTGATGATCCAGCAATTACAACCCGTGACGATGACGACGGATTCGCTTTTCATTATGGAGGGGAATCCTGATCTGCAGCAACCTTATACCCATAATATAAATCTCTCATTGATCAGGATGACGGGCATGCGGATGATGTCTGTAACATTGATGCAGAGTATTGTTTCACATAGTATAGGAACGGCAACGACACTACTGAGTAATGGCGCGAGAGTAAGTAAGCCGGTGAATATCGAAGGGCAGCAGCAAACGATGCTGATGGTGAATATGTCATTACCACCTACAACAGGTAGATCCAGTTTTAATATATCAGGTAACGTTACTTATTCGAAGAACCCGGTATTGAGTAATAATGTGCGGAATGATAGTCGTTCATTGTATGTGAATGCGGGTTGCAACTGGAACTATAATGACAAAAAAGGACTGGATATGGAGTTGGGTATTTCTCCCGGGTATAATACGATGTCTACATCAGTGGGATTGAATACATCTTATTTTAATACGGGGTTAAATGGCAGAGTGGAATATGGAATAAATGATTGGGAAGGCGGACTGTCTGTGTATTACAATTACAACAGCAGCCTGCCTAGCAATTATCAGCCAGATTTTCCGTATTTATCTCCGAGTTTGCGGTATCGATTCTTAAAGAAGAAAGCGGGGCAATTGAGTGTGTCGGTGAAAGATTTGTTGAATCAGCAATCCGGGGCTAGCAGGAGTGTAGGGGCGACAAGTGTGGTTGATTCATGGACGCAAACGAGAGGCAGGTATGCGCTGCTTATGTTTACGTATAACATCAGCCAGTTTGGAGGGCGGCCGGTGCCGCAGTTTTAA